The following proteins are encoded in a genomic region of Natrinema sp. DC36:
- a CDS encoding metallophosphoesterase encodes MNVGIISDTHDNAEATERAIEIFREEGVEIVIHCGDFIAPLIVPYFEEFELHGVLGNNDGDVANLQAAFDSLGGESQLHGRFADLEFDGLSFAVLHGESKAEVEAIAAGETYDFVCYGHHHERELTDDGRTTVLNPGAHFLAKSEADRTVAILDTRSASVRFRSVLE; translated from the coding sequence ATGAACGTCGGCATCATTTCGGACACGCACGACAACGCCGAGGCGACCGAACGCGCCATCGAGATTTTTCGGGAGGAGGGCGTCGAGATTGTCATCCACTGCGGCGACTTTATCGCTCCGCTGATAGTGCCGTACTTCGAGGAGTTCGAACTCCACGGCGTTCTCGGGAACAACGACGGCGACGTCGCCAATCTCCAGGCAGCCTTCGACTCGCTGGGCGGTGAGAGCCAGCTTCACGGTCGGTTCGCGGACCTCGAGTTCGACGGGCTCTCGTTTGCAGTCCTCCACGGCGAGAGCAAAGCCGAGGTCGAAGCGATCGCCGCCGGCGAGACGTACGACTTCGTCTGTTACGGCCACCACCACGAGCGCGAGCTCACCGATGACGGACGGACGACGGTGCTCAATCCCGGCGCACACTTCCTGGCGAAATCCGAGGCGGATCGGACCGTGGCGATCCTCGACACGCGCTCGGCGTCGGTGCGGTTCCGATCGGTGCTCGAGTAG
- the rio1 gene encoding serine/threonine-protein kinase Rio1, which produces MGQGTEFGLVDLEDVESPGDEWEEIDVSETDADRIARKRDRKFEQFEERIKDADQFKVEQSVFDDATLAALYKLVQDGYVDAFGGPLSTGKEANVYLAQGDDREVAVKIYRINASNFTQMRDYLEGDPRFEGLGGKKKDVVLAWTKKELANLRRAQAAGVRVPEPLATERNVLVMEYIGTEDGRAKRLGEVTIENPQTAYEVMREYMRRLYSAGLIHGDLSEYNVVFDESEGQLVFIDLGQAVTVHHPNSREFLERDCRNVASFFSRQGLEVTGDELFEFVTNPEPDPSRS; this is translated from the coding sequence ATGGGACAGGGAACGGAGTTCGGACTGGTCGACCTCGAGGACGTCGAGAGCCCGGGCGACGAGTGGGAGGAGATCGACGTCTCGGAGACCGACGCCGATCGCATCGCTCGCAAGCGCGATCGGAAGTTCGAGCAGTTCGAGGAGCGGATCAAAGACGCCGATCAGTTCAAAGTCGAGCAGTCGGTGTTCGACGACGCGACGCTGGCGGCGCTGTACAAACTCGTCCAGGACGGCTACGTCGATGCGTTCGGCGGCCCGCTCTCGACGGGCAAAGAGGCTAACGTCTACCTCGCGCAGGGCGACGACCGCGAGGTCGCGGTCAAGATCTACCGGATCAACGCCTCGAACTTCACGCAGATGCGCGACTACCTCGAAGGCGACCCCCGCTTCGAGGGTCTGGGCGGCAAGAAGAAGGACGTCGTCCTCGCGTGGACCAAGAAGGAACTCGCGAACCTCCGGCGCGCGCAGGCGGCCGGCGTGCGGGTTCCGGAACCCCTTGCCACCGAGCGCAACGTGCTGGTCATGGAGTACATCGGTACCGAGGACGGGCGCGCGAAGCGCCTCGGCGAAGTCACTATCGAGAACCCGCAGACGGCCTACGAGGTCATGCGCGAGTACATGCGACGACTCTACTCGGCGGGGCTGATCCACGGCGACCTGAGCGAGTACAACGTCGTCTTCGACGAAAGCGAGGGCCAACTCGTGTTCATCGACCTCGGGCAGGCCGTTACCGTCCACCACCCCAACAGCCGCGAGTTTCTCGAGCGGGACTGTCGGAACGTGGCGAGTTTCTTCTCCCGGCAGGGGCTCGAGGTGACCGGCGACGAGCTGTTCGAGTTCGTCACGAATCCGGAGCCGGATCCCTCGCGGAGCTGA
- a CDS encoding 2Fe-2S iron-sulfur cluster-binding protein: protein MTEYDVTLERTDGPTRTIAIDEDETVLEAAQRAGVRLPYDCRKGTCITCVGRLIGLETEEHDTEESETDRPLEVADAFTYRRSPAALTDPERADGYVLLCIASPRADCRLEVGPRVRAEVGDSPWA, encoded by the coding sequence ATGACGGAGTACGACGTGACGCTCGAGCGGACCGACGGCCCGACCCGGACGATCGCTATCGACGAGGACGAGACGGTACTCGAGGCGGCCCAGCGGGCCGGCGTTCGGCTCCCGTACGATTGTCGGAAAGGAACGTGTATCACCTGCGTCGGTCGGCTGATCGGACTCGAGACGGAAGAGCACGACACCGAGGAAAGCGAAACGGACCGCCCGCTCGAAGTCGCCGATGCATTCACCTATCGACGGTCGCCGGCGGCGCTGACTGACCCCGAACGGGCGGACGGCTACGTCCTGCTGTGTATCGCCTCGCCGCGAGCCGACTGCCGCCTCGAGGTCGGTCCGCGGGTCCGCGCCGAAGTCGGCGACAGTCCCTGGGCATAG
- a CDS encoding selenium-binding family protein, which yields MSDASTPGDVEPSHDHEHHHEGPGYATPQAAIEEGEREELAYVMGLYVGTDVDAPDFVSVVDLDPDSDTYCEIVDRIELPNRGDELHHFGWNACSSSCHMDGLERRHLIVPGQRSSRIHVIDAQDRRNPELETVIEPEEVFEYDLSAPHTVHCIPDGEILISMLGDADGELPGGFLELNEDFEIEGRWEPPGEIEMNYDYWYQPRQNVMVSSEWAAPKTYYPGFDLEDVEEGNYGQRLHFWDWEAGTVEQTIDLGEEGLIPLEVRFLHTPESTHGFVGAALSSNIFHFWRDESAADGDGEYRAEKVIDFESREHDDWDMPVPALPTDILISMDDRYLFGSNWLHGEVWMYDISDPSNPRRADSLSVGGTFGEVQEVQGRELAAGPQMIQLSLDGERLYWTTSLFSSWDDQFYPEESERGSVMLKADVDPRKGTMELDEDFLVDWGECPAGPARAHEIRWPDGDCTSDVWQ from the coding sequence ATGAGTGATGCTAGCACGCCAGGTGACGTCGAACCGAGCCACGATCACGAGCACCACCACGAGGGACCCGGCTACGCGACGCCCCAGGCCGCGATCGAGGAGGGCGAGCGGGAGGAACTGGCCTACGTGATGGGGCTCTACGTCGGCACCGACGTCGACGCGCCGGACTTCGTCTCGGTCGTCGACCTCGATCCCGACTCGGACACCTACTGCGAGATCGTCGACCGCATCGAACTGCCGAATCGCGGGGACGAACTCCACCACTTCGGGTGGAACGCCTGTTCGTCGTCTTGTCACATGGACGGTCTCGAGCGGCGACACCTGATCGTCCCGGGCCAGCGCTCCTCGCGGATCCACGTGATCGACGCGCAAGACCGGCGGAATCCCGAACTCGAGACGGTGATCGAACCCGAGGAGGTCTTCGAATACGACCTCTCGGCACCGCACACCGTCCACTGCATCCCGGACGGGGAGATCCTGATCAGCATGCTCGGCGACGCCGACGGCGAGTTGCCGGGCGGCTTCCTCGAGTTGAACGAGGACTTCGAAATCGAAGGGCGGTGGGAGCCGCCGGGCGAGATCGAGATGAACTACGACTACTGGTACCAGCCCCGCCAGAACGTGATGGTCTCGAGCGAGTGGGCCGCCCCCAAGACGTACTACCCCGGATTCGACCTCGAGGACGTCGAGGAAGGGAACTACGGTCAGCGGCTCCACTTCTGGGACTGGGAGGCGGGCACCGTCGAGCAGACGATCGATCTCGGCGAGGAGGGGCTGATTCCCCTCGAGGTGCGCTTTCTCCACACCCCCGAATCGACCCACGGGTTCGTGGGAGCCGCGCTCTCGTCGAATATCTTCCACTTCTGGCGCGATGAGAGCGCGGCCGACGGTGACGGAGAGTACCGTGCGGAGAAGGTGATCGACTTCGAGAGCCGGGAGCACGACGACTGGGACATGCCGGTCCCCGCGCTCCCGACGGACATCTTGATCTCGATGGACGATCGGTACCTGTTCGGCTCGAACTGGCTCCACGGCGAGGTCTGGATGTACGATATCTCGGATCCGTCGAACCCGCGGCGAGCCGACTCGCTCTCGGTCGGCGGCACCTTCGGCGAGGTCCAGGAGGTCCAAGGCCGCGAGTTGGCCGCCGGCCCGCAGATGATACAGCTCTCGCTCGACGGCGAACGCCTCTACTGGACCACCTCGCTGTTCTCCTCGTGGGACGACCAGTTCTACCCCGAGGAGTCCGAGCGCGGCTCAGTGATGCTGAAAGCCGACGTCGACCCTCGGAAGGGGACGATGGAACTCGATGAGGACTTCCTCGTCGACTGGGGAGAGTGTCCGGCGGGGCCAGCTCGCGCCCACGAGATCCGGTGGCCCGACGGCGACTGCACGAGCGACGTCTGGCAGTGA
- a CDS encoding 2Fe-2S iron-sulfur cluster-binding protein: MTSHDVTLEWPDGRTRTVEVDENETILEAAECDGSVLPYGCRTGACGTCSGRLLEVEGTRPPNSERAGDGDADVCAVDDAVAYRRLPRALKDRHRAAGYVLLCIASPRADCRIEVGSSVHSELVDNPWK; the protein is encoded by the coding sequence ATGACGAGCCACGACGTGACCCTCGAGTGGCCGGACGGCCGGACGCGGACCGTCGAGGTCGATGAGAACGAAACGATCCTCGAGGCTGCCGAGTGCGACGGCAGCGTGCTCCCGTACGGCTGTCGGACGGGCGCCTGCGGGACCTGTTCCGGACGGCTGCTCGAGGTCGAAGGGACGCGGCCACCGAATAGCGAGCGCGCCGGAGACGGAGACGCCGACGTGTGTGCCGTCGACGACGCCGTCGCGTATCGCCGGCTGCCACGAGCGCTGAAGGACAGGCATCGGGCGGCCGGCTACGTGCTCCTGTGTATCGCCTCCCCGCGGGCCGACTGTCGGATCGAGGTCGGCTCGAGCGTTCACAGCGAACTGGTGGATAACCCGTGGAAGTGA
- a CDS encoding DUF5518 domain-containing protein — protein sequence MVSPLRVHTLPPAWRFALIGAIASLPVTAILNWLPNSEGTIGGGIMIIGAFVAGVIAAIRSSNPSAAGLRAGFIGGVLGLLIFIATAGTTAPWSLRRVVFVVFASGLVVCVAPLFGLGFGRVGGWVANTVGSRWTTNVDAS from the coding sequence ATGGTGTCACCTCTCCGCGTCCACACGCTTCCTCCAGCATGGCGATTCGCGCTCATCGGTGCGATAGCCTCGCTACCTGTCACCGCCATTCTAAACTGGCTGCCTAATTCGGAGGGGACCATCGGCGGTGGTATAATGATAATCGGAGCGTTCGTCGCAGGAGTCATCGCCGCAATCCGCTCGTCAAACCCAAGTGCTGCTGGACTCCGCGCTGGTTTTATTGGTGGCGTCCTCGGACTGCTCATATTCATTGCGACAGCAGGTACGACGGCACCATGGTCGCTACGGAGAGTCGTATTTGTCGTCTTCGCCAGTGGACTGGTGGTGTGTGTTGCACCCCTATTCGGTCTCGGATTCGGTCGTGTCGGTGGGTGGGTGGCAAACACCGTTGGCTCCCGATGGACGACCAACGTGGACGCATCATAA
- the ligA gene encoding NAD-dependent DNA ligase LigA codes for MSVADEDEENPYLREPPTDFTPVEDLSEDEAREQVELLREAIREHDRRYYVESEPLIADRTYDALFARLRDLEEEFDLSHPDSPTRSVGGEPMEAFETVEHVEPMLSIDQSGEEEDVREFADRVQREVGDVEYVCEPKFDGVSMEFVYEEGSLERAVTRGDGREGDDVTRNARTIGSVPQRLHGDHPDFLAVRGEVYMPKDAFQAHNRERIERGEEPFANPRNATAGTIRQLDPSVVAERPLEVFFFDVLEASDLADSHSAELERFPEWGLRVTDHVELAADIDEAVDYRDRMLEARDDLNYEIDGTVIKVDDRETREELGRTARHDRYAFAYKFPARAEVTPIVDVALQVGRTGRLTPVALLEPVDVGGVTVSRASLHNPEEIEAKNVNVGDTVRVQRAGDVIPYVEEVVEKGSEGHYEMPETCPVCDSPVERDGPIAFCTGGLGCDAQLRRSIEYYAGDDGLDLEGLGEKSVRQLVDAGLLESVADLYELDQEGLLALEGWGETSAENLLSEIEASREPPLSDFISALGIPHVGPTTARELARELGSFAAFREAAEDDPDRLEDVDEIGDTVAETIHEFFASEANAAVVDGVLEHVSPQEVDIDTGGDELAGLTLVFTGSLEEMTRSDAQELVETHGANATGSVSGNTDYLVAGDNPGATKRDDARDEDVPILDESEFWTLLEEEGISLE; via the coding sequence ATGTCTGTCGCCGACGAGGACGAAGAGAATCCCTATCTCCGGGAGCCGCCGACCGACTTCACGCCGGTCGAGGACCTCTCGGAGGACGAGGCCCGCGAGCAGGTCGAACTGCTCCGCGAGGCCATCCGCGAACACGACCGCCGGTACTACGTCGAGAGCGAGCCGCTGATCGCCGATCGGACCTACGACGCGCTTTTTGCCCGACTGCGCGACCTCGAGGAGGAGTTCGATCTCTCTCATCCCGACAGTCCCACCCGAAGCGTCGGCGGCGAGCCGATGGAGGCGTTCGAGACGGTCGAACACGTCGAACCGATGCTCTCGATCGACCAGAGCGGCGAGGAGGAAGACGTGCGGGAGTTCGCGGACCGAGTGCAACGAGAGGTCGGCGATGTCGAATACGTGTGCGAACCCAAGTTCGACGGCGTCTCGATGGAGTTCGTCTACGAGGAAGGCAGCCTCGAGCGGGCAGTCACCCGTGGCGACGGCCGCGAGGGAGACGACGTGACGCGCAACGCGCGCACGATCGGCTCCGTCCCCCAGCGGCTCCACGGCGACCACCCCGACTTTCTCGCCGTGCGGGGCGAGGTCTACATGCCCAAAGACGCCTTCCAGGCGCACAACCGCGAGCGCATCGAGCGCGGCGAGGAACCGTTCGCCAACCCCCGGAACGCGACCGCGGGCACGATCCGCCAGCTCGACCCCTCGGTCGTCGCCGAGCGCCCCCTCGAGGTCTTCTTCTTCGACGTGCTCGAGGCCAGCGACCTCGCGGACTCCCACAGTGCCGAACTCGAGCGGTTCCCTGAGTGGGGGCTCCGTGTCACCGACCACGTCGAACTCGCGGCCGACATCGACGAGGCCGTCGACTACCGCGACCGCATGCTCGAGGCCCGCGACGACCTGAACTACGAGATCGACGGCACCGTGATCAAGGTCGACGACCGCGAGACCCGCGAGGAACTAGGCCGGACCGCGCGCCACGACCGCTACGCGTTCGCCTACAAGTTCCCCGCCCGCGCGGAGGTGACGCCGATCGTCGACGTCGCGCTCCAGGTCGGTCGGACGGGCCGACTGACGCCGGTCGCCCTGCTCGAGCCGGTCGACGTCGGCGGCGTCACGGTGTCGCGAGCGAGCCTGCACAACCCCGAAGAGATCGAAGCGAAGAACGTGAACGTCGGCGACACCGTTCGCGTCCAGCGCGCGGGCGACGTCATCCCCTACGTCGAGGAGGTCGTCGAGAAGGGGAGCGAGGGCCACTACGAGATGCCCGAAACGTGCCCCGTCTGCGACAGCCCCGTCGAGCGCGACGGCCCGATCGCGTTCTGTACCGGCGGGCTGGGCTGTGACGCGCAACTCCGCCGATCGATCGAGTACTACGCCGGCGACGACGGCCTCGACCTCGAGGGGCTCGGCGAGAAGAGCGTCCGCCAGCTGGTCGACGCCGGCTTACTCGAGTCCGTTGCAGACCTCTACGAACTCGATCAGGAGGGACTGCTGGCGCTGGAGGGGTGGGGCGAAACCAGCGCCGAGAACCTCCTGAGCGAAATCGAGGCCAGCCGCGAACCGCCGCTTTCCGACTTCATCTCGGCGCTGGGTATCCCTCACGTCGGGCCGACGACGGCCCGCGAACTCGCCCGCGAACTCGGCAGCTTCGCGGCGTTTCGCGAGGCCGCCGAAGACGACCCCGACCGACTCGAGGACGTCGACGAAATCGGCGACACCGTCGCCGAGACGATCCACGAGTTCTTCGCGAGCGAGGCCAACGCCGCCGTCGTCGACGGCGTGCTCGAGCACGTCTCCCCGCAGGAAGTCGACATCGACACCGGCGGCGACGAACTCGCGGGACTGACCCTCGTCTTTACGGGCTCGCTCGAGGAGATGACCAGAAGCGACGCGCAGGAACTCGTCGAAACCCACGGCGCGAACGCGACCGGGAGCGTCTCCGGCAACACGGACTACCTCGTCGCCGGCGACAATCCGGGCGCGACGAAGCGAGACGACGCCCGGGACGAGGACGTGCCGATCCTCGACGAATCCGAATTTTGGACGCTGCTCGAGGAGGAAGGGATCAGCCTCGAGTAG
- a CDS encoding multidrug transporter produces the protein MALSLGRNSSPLVTAIGAAVALVAIVGTQVLGWEWGSGQLVPTIIGVVVAVIAVFVVLTRR, from the coding sequence ATGGCACTCTCGCTCGGTCGGAACTCGTCCCCGCTCGTCACGGCGATCGGCGCGGCCGTCGCGCTCGTGGCGATCGTCGGTACGCAGGTGTTGGGCTGGGAGTGGGGCTCCGGACAGCTCGTCCCGACGATTATCGGCGTCGTCGTGGCCGTGATCGCAGTTTTCGTGGTGCTCACTCGTCGGTAG
- a CDS encoding TRC40/GET3/ArsA family transport-energizing ATPase, with the protein MTDCICYGGKGGVGKTTCAAATGLSLAAAGRRTLVVSTDPAHSLADSLEADIGPEPTELEAPTLLEGAETAAPLETEDDQSGRLWAVEIDPETQRERYEKLARALAADLRSAGISLSDAEVEELFAGGAPAGSDEIAALDLLVEYVDSGEWDVVVFDTAPTGHTLRLFDMPGAMGRALETAQSLRGQAKRIGSAARTAVLGPMSMLGGRRDDEDESLAAFQARLERARDLLTDPERTEFRVVLIPEAMAIAESERLVERLREAGVSVERLVVNRVLEDPHEGCPRCESRRARHEERLAEIRETFPGLEVVTLPDLEGEVQGGESLAVIAERLPT; encoded by the coding sequence GTGACCGACTGCATCTGCTACGGCGGCAAGGGCGGCGTCGGTAAGACGACCTGCGCCGCGGCCACCGGGCTCTCGCTGGCCGCCGCGGGCCGGCGGACGCTCGTCGTCTCGACCGACCCCGCTCACTCGCTCGCCGACTCGCTCGAGGCCGATATCGGACCGGAGCCGACCGAACTCGAGGCACCCACTCTACTCGAAGGTGCCGAGACGGCCGCGCCGCTCGAGACCGAGGACGACCAATCGGGACGTCTGTGGGCGGTCGAGATCGATCCCGAAACGCAGCGAGAGCGCTACGAGAAACTGGCGCGGGCGCTGGCGGCGGACCTGCGCAGCGCCGGGATCAGCCTCTCGGACGCGGAAGTCGAGGAACTCTTTGCGGGCGGCGCGCCGGCCGGCAGCGACGAGATCGCGGCGCTCGATCTGCTGGTCGAGTACGTCGACTCCGGCGAGTGGGACGTCGTCGTCTTCGACACCGCGCCGACGGGCCACACCCTGCGGCTGTTCGACATGCCCGGGGCCATGGGACGCGCGCTCGAGACGGCCCAGTCGCTTCGCGGGCAGGCGAAGCGGATCGGATCGGCGGCCCGGACGGCGGTACTCGGACCGATGTCGATGCTCGGCGGGCGGCGCGACGACGAGGACGAGAGCCTCGCGGCGTTTCAGGCCCGCCTCGAGCGCGCCCGCGACCTGCTCACCGATCCCGAGCGGACCGAGTTTCGGGTCGTCCTGATTCCGGAAGCGATGGCCATCGCGGAGTCCGAACGGCTCGTCGAACGGCTTCGCGAGGCCGGCGTGTCGGTCGAGCGGCTGGTGGTGAATCGGGTGCTCGAGGACCCCCACGAGGGCTGTCCGCGCTGTGAGTCGCGGCGGGCGCGCCACGAGGAACGGCTCGCCGAAATCCGCGAGACGTTTCCGGGGCTCGAGGTGGTGACGCTGCCCGACCTCGAGGGGGAGGTGCAGGGCGGGGAGTCGCTGGCGGTGATCGCCGAGCGGCTGCCGACCTGA
- a CDS encoding ABC transporter permease produces the protein MSTDTSTGTGSVDSGGSTSSSINLESVRAVAKKDFQDAVRSWLFWGLSAFFFLLLVGITGSLAYFGEDLAAQGATTNMLVSLASEITRIVIPLIALVLGWKSIAGERESGSIKVMLSLPHSRKDVLLGKLIGRSAVLSLSLTVGFVLAAAVVAALLGGFDIVDYVGLLAMSIIYGVAYTSIAVSLSSLTRSTTIAGAAMFSIFLLFYVIWNSLSGVFGLLADREILFFDTVTYTTEFQGQEVQVERLPNWAYFIINLDPGEAFRRVLTLVTDVDSIQLQAQLSEEMFGGQLPFFLQDWFSFIILLAWIVVPLAIALWRFDRVDL, from the coding sequence ATGAGCACCGATACGAGTACCGGAACGGGATCGGTGGATTCGGGCGGATCGACCTCGAGTTCGATCAACCTCGAGAGCGTCCGCGCGGTCGCGAAGAAGGACTTCCAGGACGCGGTTCGCTCGTGGCTGTTCTGGGGTCTGAGTGCGTTCTTCTTCCTGCTGCTGGTCGGTATCACGGGATCGCTCGCGTACTTCGGTGAGGATCTCGCAGCGCAAGGAGCGACGACCAATATGCTCGTGTCGTTGGCCAGTGAGATCACACGAATCGTGATCCCGCTGATCGCGCTGGTGCTCGGCTGGAAATCGATCGCCGGCGAGCGCGAGAGCGGGAGCATCAAGGTTATGCTCTCGCTCCCCCACTCCCGGAAGGACGTCCTGCTCGGGAAACTGATCGGTCGATCGGCTGTCCTCTCGCTCTCGTTGACCGTCGGGTTCGTGCTCGCCGCCGCCGTCGTCGCTGCGTTGCTCGGTGGCTTCGACATCGTGGACTACGTCGGCCTCCTCGCGATGTCGATCATCTACGGCGTTGCGTACACGAGTATCGCCGTCTCGCTCTCGTCCCTGACCCGCTCGACGACGATCGCCGGCGCCGCGATGTTCAGTATCTTTCTCCTGTTCTACGTCATCTGGAATAGTCTATCGGGGGTGTTCGGGCTGTTGGCAGATCGAGAGATCCTCTTCTTCGATACCGTGACCTACACCACCGAATTTCAGGGACAGGAGGTACAAGTCGAACGTCTCCCGAATTGGGCGTACTTCATCATCAATCTCGATCCCGGCGAAGCATTTAGACGCGTCCTGACACTGGTCACTGACGTCGACTCGATCCAACTGCAGGCCCAGTTGAGCGAGGAAATGTTCGGCGGTCAACTGCCGTTTTTCCTTCAGGACTGGTTCTCCTTTATCATCCTGCTGGCCTGGATCGTCGTCCCGCTCGCGATCGCGCTCTGGCGGTTCGATCGCGTCGACCTGTGA
- a CDS encoding ABC transporter ATP-binding protein produces the protein MPAITVDNLTKSFGQTVALDDLSFRVEEGEVFGFLGPNGAGKSTTINIILDFARPTAGEVSVLGMDAQRYSRDIRQRTGVLPEGVELYDRLTARQHLEFAIDSKDADDDPEALLERVGLVDAIDRKAGGYSKGMAQRLMLAMALVGEPDLLILDEPSTGLDPNGAREMREIVRKENERGATVFFSSHIMEQVEAVCDRVGILRDGEMVAVDSVEGLRDSVEGGTTLRVTVDRIDDDALQAVRSLPDVSDATVQGQNPPTIVVAVDGSKTAVLSALEDRGIEIQDFETTEASLEDVFQSYTTDTGTEVHAR, from the coding sequence ATGCCCGCTATTACAGTCGACAACCTGACCAAGTCGTTTGGTCAAACCGTCGCACTCGATGACCTCTCCTTCCGGGTCGAAGAGGGCGAGGTGTTCGGTTTCCTCGGTCCCAACGGCGCCGGGAAGTCGACGACGATCAACATCATTCTCGATTTCGCCCGCCCGACGGCGGGCGAAGTTAGCGTTCTCGGAATGGACGCCCAGCGGTACAGTCGGGACATCCGGCAGCGAACCGGGGTTCTCCCCGAGGGCGTCGAGTTGTACGACCGGCTGACCGCCCGCCAGCACCTCGAGTTCGCGATCGACTCGAAGGACGCCGACGACGACCCCGAGGCGCTGCTCGAGCGGGTCGGCCTCGTCGACGCCATCGACAGGAAGGCCGGCGGGTATTCGAAGGGGATGGCCCAGCGGCTCATGCTCGCGATGGCGCTGGTCGGCGAGCCGGACCTGCTGATCCTCGACGAGCCCTCGACCGGACTCGACCCTAACGGGGCCCGCGAGATGCGCGAGATCGTCCGCAAAGAGAACGAACGGGGCGCGACCGTCTTCTTCTCGAGTCACATCATGGAGCAGGTCGAGGCGGTCTGCGACCGCGTCGGCATCCTCCGGGACGGCGAGATGGTCGCCGTCGACTCCGTCGAGGGACTGCGCGACTCCGTCGAAGGCGGGACGACGCTACGCGTCACCGTCGATCGGATCGACGACGACGCGCTGCAGGCGGTCCGCTCGCTCCCCGACGTCAGTGACGCCACCGTCCAGGGGCAGAACCCGCCGACGATCGTCGTCGCCGTCGACGGCTCCAAGACGGCCGTTCTCTCCGCGCTCGAGGACCGCGGCATCGAGATTCAGGACTTCGAGACGACCGAAGCGTCGCTCGAGGACGTCTTCCAGTCGTATACGACCGACACCGGAACGGAGGTGCACGCGCGATGA